The region GAAAGTACCCGACCGCTAAGTTCGGATGAGTCCTGTGTACTGCATCAGGACTGGCAGTTCATTTTGCAGGATCAGGACCCGGATCAGGCCCTGCAGCATAGCCTGCTGAAATTTGCCTATGATCTGTATGCGCCAATTCAACAACATTTAGAGTGGGTAAAATAAATGACCATGGCCCCTCAACAGCATCATAAAATTTCAACCAACCCGATTCAGGACATGACCTTTACGGGGCTGCACTGGATCGAGGCTTCGGCGGGAACCGGCAAGACCTATACTTTGTCCAGCCTGATGGTGCGGATTTTTCTAGATAAATACTATCCACATCAGGTGATTGCGACGACGTTTACCCGTAAGGCGACAGCCGAACTAAAAAGCCGGGTACGCGCACGTGTGGAAGAAACCCTACGTTATCTCCAACGCTATCAGCATCTTAATTCGGTAGAAATGACCCAGCAGATCGAGCAGGAATCTGATCCGCTGTTCCAGAAAGTGCTGCAAGATTATGGCAGTCGCATGGACTATGCCCGCCGTCGTCTAGGGCTAGTACTAAACCAGCTAGATGAACTGTTTGTGGGGACTCTGGACGGTTTTAGCCAGAAGCTGCTGCGTGAGTTTGCCTTTGAAAGTGGTCGAATAGAACGTGCTGAACTGACTGAAGATCAGGACCTGTATATCCAGCAGCTGATTCACGATGTGCTACGGGAATGGATCCAGCAGCAGCCACAATACGTCATCAATCAGATGTATCTGCAGAACCAGCTCAAAGCCCCGGAGCACTACGTGGGATTGGTACGCGATGCCTTAAATTTTAATGCTAACCATTTTCAGCCAGTACGACATGTGGAATGGGATCTGAGCGAACTGGATGAATGTATCGAACAGCTGGTCAATATCAGTCAGGCAGAACTGCTCAAGATGCAGACTTATTGCACTGAGACACCGAAATATTTTTATAAAAACTTTCACGCAAAACTGTCAGAAATCTGCAGCAATTTTTCTGATTGGTCGGTGCAGCTGAGTGAACAAAAGGGTATGTGCTTCTTTGATCCTGAGCGGAGCAAGCTGGTGCTGAAGCTGTGTCATCTGCTGCGTAATAAAACTGATTTCCAGCCAGGCAAGCAGCGCTTTACCAAAAGCTGTAGTGAAGAGGAGCAGCAGTATTTCCTCAGCCATCCGCTGATTTGCGCTATCGAAGTGCTATGCAACGTTAAAGAGGCACTGGATGAAAAGTTCAAACAGCTCACGGCTTATCTGGAATATCACCTGATTCGTAGTGTGCAGCATCGTCTGCCCCAGACCTTGCAGAAGCAGGGTGAAACGACCTTCTCGCAACAGATTCGTACTCTGACGGAAGCCTTGCAAGGTGAACAAGGCCGCCGTTTTGCCCAGTTTGTGCAGTCGCGTTATCCCTTGATTCTGGTAGATGAATTTCAGGACACCAACCAGGATCAGGATGATCTGCTGGCACGAATCTGGAGGGATGCTGCACGGGTACAGCTTGGTTGTATGATTATGGTGGGTGACCCGAAGCAGGCCATTTATGGTTTCCGTGGCGGTGACATGCTGACCTATAACAAGGCCCATGCTGATGTCCGTTTAAAGCAGGGCCATGAATATACCCTGACCCAAAACCACCGCTCGGTCAAAGCTTTGGTGGAAGTGGTCGATGCCCTGTTCCAGCAGCAAATGGATTTTGGTGAAAGCGTTAACTACAGCTTGATTCAGGCGGGTAGTCGTCCCCATCCGGACCTGATTGATTGCGGACAAGCGAATCCCTATCCCCTGCGCTGGGTCCAGCTGGGTGAGCAGGAGTATGAAGCCGATCAGGTGGCTTGGAAAATCCGTGAATTACTGAATCAGTCAGCGCAGAATCAGCTTTATTTTCAGGGTCAAAATCAGCAGCAAGCATTAATAGAAGATGATATTGCCGTACTGTCCTTTGGACATTATGCACTGGAGCAGGTGAAACAGCGCCTGCAACGGATGGGGATTGCCTGTTATAAAGAATCCAAGCAGAGCGTATTTTCCAGTCTGGTCGCGCAGGATGTCGCCGCGGTGCTGACTGCGATTATGGACCCGTTTAATGAGGCCAAGGTCCGCCGTGCGCTTGTGACCCGTCTGCTCGGCTTTGACCTGAAAAAGCTGCTGGACCTGCAACAGCAGCCAGTGGGCCTGAGTACCTTTATTGCCGATTTTGAAGCGATCCGGGAAATGTGGTTCGACAAAGGCTTCCTCAGCGCCTGGAACTATGCCCTGAATCTGTTTGATGTCTGGACCAATCTGGTGGCGAACCAGAGCATTGACAATGAACGGGTCGTGGTCAATCTGCGTCATTTGACCGAAATCCTGTCGCAGCAAAGTGAATATTATCAGGGTGCGCAAAAGCTGTATCACTGGTATCTGCGCCAGCTACAGTCTCCATCCGGCAAGGACAGTGAAAAAGAACGCAAGCTGTCAGGTGACCGTGGCGTACAGTTACTCACTATCCATGCATCCAAGGGGTTGGAGTTTAAAGTCGTATTTCTGATGGGCGCTGATGCACCGTTCGACGTGAACAAAGGTAACCTGAACTTCTCGCTGGCGGGTCATGAGCAGGACGAGATTCTGAATCAGTCACGAGTGATTGCGGTAAACCGTGGGGACCTGCATGAACAGGCACAGCTACAGAATGCTGCACGGAATGCTGCAGAGAATCACCGGCTTTGGTATGTGGCCCTGACCCGTGCCAGTCACCGGGTATATGCCATGCTACAGGATCAGAGTGGTCAATCAGATTCCTGCCTGGCCTATTGGCGAGGGCAGGGCGAACAGGCCTTCCAGCACCCGCTCAGTTGTATGGAAAATGCCTTAACGGCGGAACCACCGCGTATTGCATTAGAACAGATGAAAACCACAGTGGAACTGGTTGCACATCCTCTACCCGAACAGCAGTTTTATCCACGGACCAAAACCAGCTTCACCGCTTTGTCGCGACATCAGTTACATGCAGCCGTAATGCAGGATGATCTGGTTAGTCTGAATGAACAGGCAGAAAGTGCTGCCGATGAAATCCATCTGGAGACAGAAGCAGAAGTGCTGCAGCAGCCACTGGACTGGATCAAACTGAATTTTCCCAAAGGGACCGTGGCCGGAACTTTCTTGCACAGCATTTTTGAACATCTGGATTTTCAGGATAGCAGTTACTGGAATTTGGAAATTCGTCGCCGTTTCAAGAACACCGCACCGCATCTCTGGACGGAACTGAAAGACCGGTTGCAGCAGGACTTTCAGATTCTGGAACGGCTGCAGCAGGTGTTCCAGCAGCATTATATGCAGGCCACGATTAACCTGAATACCTTGTTCAAGCGGATAGCCAGCAATGCCGGCTTAAAAGCAGAAGCACTCGCTGAGGCTATCAGGCGTGTCATGGCCAGCATCAACTACAAACTGCTGACCACTATCCGCCTGCATGACCAGAGTGTTGCCTATCGGCATACATGGCGCAGCTTCTTCCAGCAGCCACCTTTAGATGTCACTCATTTTCTACAGTTCATGGCGCAGTTTGAGCATTATTTTCTGGAACTGGAGGGTGATGCCTTTATTCAGCAGTTTGAGCAGGAAATGGCGCAGCTGCCTAAAGCAAGCACGTATGAAAATATTGATGTGACAGGTCTGATGCAACAGTCAGCAGAGTTATTCTTTGAGGAATTATCTGAAGATATTCTGCTGAATTTGATGCACGACTGGGTCGGAGAAATCCTGAATACACCGATTCAAGCTGAGTTTTATTTAAGCCAGCTGGATCAGCAGAGTTTCCTGTCGGAATTCCCGTTCTATCTGTCTTTGAGTGATGCACCGCTACAGATCCGCCAGATTCAGCAGCTGTTTACGGATTATGGCCTGATCATGCCGGATTTCAATGAAGCCAAATCGGCACGTTACCTGACCGGGGCAATCGACCTGGTATATTTTGATGGTCAGCGCTATCACATTGCCGACTACAAGAGTAACTATCTCGGTGCCAATCAAGAAGATTATCTACCGGAAGCAATTCATAACAGCATGACCCATTCCAGTTACTGGTTGCAGGCAGCCTTGTACCTGGTTGCCATGCACCGCTATTTAAGTGCTCATCTGCAGGGCTATGACATCCGGCAGCATCTGGGTGGAGCGACCTATCTATATCTGCGTGGTATGAATGGGCAGGTCGGGCAGGGGCTATATCATTGGCAACCTGAAGTCGAATTTATCCAAAAATTGGATCAGATTCTGGGCTATTATGCGATGAATAAATCGGCATAAAATGGCGAAATTGAGAAATATTTACAATAGAAACAGAAAATTATCCTGTGGATAAATTTGAGGATAACTGTGTGGAAAATGAGCAAAATCACGTGTCACAGCTGACTTCACTATGGATGCCGTGGATTGAGCATTTATCTCAGCCGCCATTTAGCTCGGCCAGCTTTGACGATGAGGCCAAACTGCTGATACATGCTGTACTGGAAGCCATGCAAAATGGGAACAGCTGTATTGACGCGGCAGAGGAGCAAATCACCTTGCTGCACAATCTGGTACGCCGTAGCGAGTCTGATCAGCATGCGATTGCCCCCTTTGTTTTTCAGGACCAGCAGTTGTATCTGTACCGTTACTGGAAACTGGAACAGGCAGTCGCTGCCCATGTGGCTCGCATCAAATCCCAGCAGTTGAAAGCAGTTCCGTTGAATGAACGTCATCGCAGTCTGCTTTCCGATCCGCAGCAGCAGAAAGCGCTGGAAATGGTGGCCAGTCAAGGCCTAAGTATCATTACGGGTGGTCCGGGAACCGGGAAAACCTATACGCTGGCGCATATCATTGCTGTGCTGAATGAAAGTCTGCCGGACATCCGGATTGCCATGGCGGCACCGACCGGAAAGGCGGCACAGCGTATGAAAGAAGCATTGCAGAATGCCTTGAGCAGTCCGGCACTGGCCCAGTTTGATCTGGAAACTCTAAAACAGTTACAGCCTGTGACCTTGCACCGTCTGTTAGGTTTGGGAACCACTGCACAGCCAAGATTCCATGCCCGACAGCCATTGCCTTATGATGTGATTGTAGTCGATGAAGCGTCTATGCTCGATTTAAGCCTGTCACAGATGTTGCTGGCAGCGGTGCCAGAGGGTGCGCGTTTGATCCTGCTGGGCGATGCGAATCAGTTGGCTTCTGTCGATGTCGGTACCGTACTGGCTGATTTGCAGCAGGTGCCGGCCCTGGCCAATAACCGGATTAATCTGGTGAAAACTCGACGCTTTGCTGAAGGTGCACGGATTGGTGCACTGGCGCATTTTATTCAGCAAGCTATTCCTGGCCCTAATCTGTTAAACGAATTTGAAAAAGAGGTAGTGCCTGCATCTGAGCTACAGGCGATTGATCTGGAACAAATCGAAATTGACCATGTGCAGCTGCAATACCTGCCTGAAAATGTGCTGTTCAATGATGCTCAGCCCTATTATGACCAGCTCATGTATGGCTATCAGAGCTAT is a window of Acinetobacter sp. ASP199 DNA encoding:
- the recD gene encoding exodeoxyribonuclease V subunit alpha gives rise to the protein MENEQNHVSQLTSLWMPWIEHLSQPPFSSASFDDEAKLLIHAVLEAMQNGNSCIDAAEEQITLLHNLVRRSESDQHAIAPFVFQDQQLYLYRYWKLEQAVAAHVARIKSQQLKAVPLNERHRSLLSDPQQQKALEMVASQGLSIITGGPGTGKTYTLAHIIAVLNESLPDIRIAMAAPTGKAAQRMKEALQNALSSPALAQFDLETLKQLQPVTLHRLLGLGTTAQPRFHARQPLPYDVIVVDEASMLDLSLSQMLLAAVPEGARLILLGDANQLASVDVGTVLADLQQVPALANNRINLVKTRRFAEGARIGALAHFIQQAIPGPNLLNEFEKEVVPASELQAIDLEQIEIDHVQLQYLPENVLFNDAQPYYDQLMYGYQSYIQALKAGVGSQDFNAFVEQIIRHFDDYRILTAIRHSVFGLTRLNQQIEQRLLTATGQIKQGDWYIGRPVMMTYNDYQLGLSNGDIGICFLREHLGQRQFEVYFPSLEKWVLATRLPKSIETAFALTIHKSQGSEFRHTAVVLDHKASNLLSKELIYTAITRAKKAVTLLVDREAFTQSLSLKTTRRSGLSKKIIEECHNFSDDSEKV
- a CDS encoding UvrD-helicase domain-containing protein, whose translation is MTMAPQQHHKISTNPIQDMTFTGLHWIEASAGTGKTYTLSSLMVRIFLDKYYPHQVIATTFTRKATAELKSRVRARVEETLRYLQRYQHLNSVEMTQQIEQESDPLFQKVLQDYGSRMDYARRRLGLVLNQLDELFVGTLDGFSQKLLREFAFESGRIERAELTEDQDLYIQQLIHDVLREWIQQQPQYVINQMYLQNQLKAPEHYVGLVRDALNFNANHFQPVRHVEWDLSELDECIEQLVNISQAELLKMQTYCTETPKYFYKNFHAKLSEICSNFSDWSVQLSEQKGMCFFDPERSKLVLKLCHLLRNKTDFQPGKQRFTKSCSEEEQQYFLSHPLICAIEVLCNVKEALDEKFKQLTAYLEYHLIRSVQHRLPQTLQKQGETTFSQQIRTLTEALQGEQGRRFAQFVQSRYPLILVDEFQDTNQDQDDLLARIWRDAARVQLGCMIMVGDPKQAIYGFRGGDMLTYNKAHADVRLKQGHEYTLTQNHRSVKALVEVVDALFQQQMDFGESVNYSLIQAGSRPHPDLIDCGQANPYPLRWVQLGEQEYEADQVAWKIRELLNQSAQNQLYFQGQNQQQALIEDDIAVLSFGHYALEQVKQRLQRMGIACYKESKQSVFSSLVAQDVAAVLTAIMDPFNEAKVRRALVTRLLGFDLKKLLDLQQQPVGLSTFIADFEAIREMWFDKGFLSAWNYALNLFDVWTNLVANQSIDNERVVVNLRHLTEILSQQSEYYQGAQKLYHWYLRQLQSPSGKDSEKERKLSGDRGVQLLTIHASKGLEFKVVFLMGADAPFDVNKGNLNFSLAGHEQDEILNQSRVIAVNRGDLHEQAQLQNAARNAAENHRLWYVALTRASHRVYAMLQDQSGQSDSCLAYWRGQGEQAFQHPLSCMENALTAEPPRIALEQMKTTVELVAHPLPEQQFYPRTKTSFTALSRHQLHAAVMQDDLVSLNEQAESAADEIHLETEAEVLQQPLDWIKLNFPKGTVAGTFLHSIFEHLDFQDSSYWNLEIRRRFKNTAPHLWTELKDRLQQDFQILERLQQVFQQHYMQATINLNTLFKRIASNAGLKAEALAEAIRRVMASINYKLLTTIRLHDQSVAYRHTWRSFFQQPPLDVTHFLQFMAQFEHYFLELEGDAFIQQFEQEMAQLPKASTYENIDVTGLMQQSAELFFEELSEDILLNLMHDWVGEILNTPIQAEFYLSQLDQQSFLSEFPFYLSLSDAPLQIRQIQQLFTDYGLIMPDFNEAKSARYLTGAIDLVYFDGQRYHIADYKSNYLGANQEDYLPEAIHNSMTHSSYWLQAALYLVAMHRYLSAHLQGYDIRQHLGGATYLYLRGMNGQVGQGLYHWQPEVEFIQKLDQILGYYAMNKSA